A stretch of Candidatus Obscuribacterales bacterium DNA encodes these proteins:
- a CDS encoding ribonuclease HII → MLYQQLNLLDWSGPSPGWGKIAGVDEVGRGALFGPVVAAAVILPEACFDELIQQGVTDSKQLSACQRTALDGQIRRVAIACAVGLASVQEIDRLNILQASLLAMQRAIARLSTAPELCLIDGNRKIPTLTL, encoded by the coding sequence ATGCTCTATCAGCAGCTTAACCTGTTGGACTGGTCTGGGCCATCCCCTGGATGGGGAAAGATTGCTGGCGTCGATGAGGTGGGACGCGGAGCCCTCTTTGGCCCAGTGGTTGCCGCCGCCGTCATACTTCCTGAGGCTTGCTTCGACGAGTTAATTCAGCAAGGTGTCACCGATAGTAAGCAGCTTTCCGCCTGCCAACGCACCGCCTTAGATGGTCAGATTCGCCGCGTAGCGATCGCCTGTGCCGTAGGTCTAGCATCGGTTCAGGAAATCGATCGCCTGAATATTCTACAAGCCTCCCTTCTGGCCATGCAGCGGGCCATTGCGCGACTTTCAACCGCCCCTGAATTGTGCTTAATTGACGGCAATCGCAAAATTCCTACCCTCACCCT